From Euwallacea similis isolate ESF13 chromosome 11, ESF131.1, whole genome shotgun sequence, the proteins below share one genomic window:
- the Aos1 gene encoding SUMO-activating enzyme subunit 1: MSEKQLSAVETELYDRQIRLWGIESQERLRAANILLIGVRGLGSEIAKNILLSGINSLVILDDGEVTEEEQNKNFLINRDSIGKQIAKEVLIKAQALNPLVKITADTSDPATKDIKFFETFTIIIATRIKTDFLLKLDKICRSSNVKLIFGDVLGTFGYSVSDFLEHDYYIDQLKLIGKKRNHDGTESKPEKETVRVKGQIVYPEINKVIILPNTKQSVDHIKKVKRRNDFFFLMLVLLEFRNRQNRNPEILNKEKDIALLQEIKAEVLDLYGFDHNKLKDELFELVFGEIVPVCAVLGGVIAQEVIKGVSQKEVPINNIFLFDPLTFCGKEETIA, encoded by the exons ATGAGTGAAAAACAGCTTTCGGCTGTGGAAACCGAACTGTATGATCGCCAAATTCGTTTATGGGGAATCGAATCTCAAGAACG ATTGCGAGCAGCCAATATTTTGTTGATAGGAGTGAGAGGCTTAGGGTCTGAAATagctaaaaatattcttttgtcAGGGATTAATTCTTTGGTTATATTAGATGATGGAGAAGTTACTGAAGaggaacaaaataaaaatttcttaattaacaGAGACAGTATTGGAAAACAG ATTGCAAAAGAAGTACTTATCAAGGCCCAAGCACTCAATCCTTTGGTGAAAATCACAGCAGACACATCAGATCCTGCAACGAAAGatattaaattctttgaaaCATTTACCATAATTATAGCTACACGAATTAAAACAGACTTCCTATTAAAGCTGGATAAAATATGCAGGTCCAGTAATGTTAAGTTAATATTTGGAGACGTCCTGGGTACTTTTGGTTATTCAGTCTCTGACTTTCTGGAACACGATTATTATAT agatcaattaaagttaattgGTAAGAAACGAAACCATGATGGAACAGAATCAAAGCCTGAAAAGGAAACAGTAAGAGTGAAAGGCCAAATTGTTTACcccgaaataaataaagtcatAATTTTACCCAATACTAAACAGAGTGTCGATCACATTAAGAAGGTGAAGAGGaggaatgattttttttttttgatgtTAG ttctcCTTGAATTCCGAAACCGTCAAAATCGCAATCCTGAAATATTGAACAAAGAAAAAGACATTGCTCTTTTACAAGAAATAAAAGCAGAAGTCCTCGACTTATATGGCTTTGATCACAATAAACTAAAGGATGAGCTATTCGAGTTAGTTTTTGGAGAAATTGTTCCTGTTTGTGCGGTACTCGGAGGAGTCATTGCCCAAGAAGTAATTAAAGGGGTCTCACAAAAGGAAGTGCCAAtcaataacatatttttgtttgatcCTCTAACATTTTGCGGGAAAGAAGAAACGATTGCTTAA
- the LOC136412130 gene encoding uncharacterized protein codes for MSKTNFDSDRFLIEIEHRPAIWDSRSTEYSNKLLRGRAWEEICIKFVPTFEIMSSSDKNKAAVDMQRKWKSFRDCFRRELAKMKKTKSGSGAETGRKEYMYFKQLQFLLPICEIKSQDEEMVNEGEFSSRDTEEEITTLTQHPSSQKRKKQSPTSDEHHHLIQTLTKCFQQKTDQEEVDDPDKHFLLSLLPYFKGLPDECKLDVQIEFLDTLKRYKQQFVLSPLQHKPILTECE; via the exons atgtcaaaaacaaattttgattccgatagatttttaatagaaattgaaCACAGGCCCGCTATTTGGGATTCAAGATCTACTGAATACAGCAACAAATTACTGAGGGGAAGAGCATGGGAGGAAATATGCATTAAGTTTGTTCCAACTTTCGAAATAATGAGTTCTtcagataaaaataaagcag CTGTTGATATGCAAAGAAAATGGAAGAGTTTCAGAGACTGTTTTAGGAGAGAACtggcaaaaatgaaaaaaactaaatcagGTTCTGGTGCAGAAACCGGAAGAAAAGAGTACATGTATTTCaaacaacttcaatttttattaccaatatgtgaaataaaatctcAAGATGAAGAAATGGTAAATGAGGGGGAATTCTCATCACGAGACACAGAAGAAGAAATTACAACTCTCACTCAGCATCCATCGAGTCAGAAGAGGAAAAAACAATCACCTACCTCAGATGAACATCACCATCTTATTCAAACACtaacaaaatgttttcaacAAAAGACAGATCAAGAGGAAGTTGATGACCCCGACAAACATTTCCTTCTTAGTCTGTTACCTTATTTTAAAGGTTTACCTGATGAGTGCAAGCTGGATGTTCAAATAGAATTTCTAGATACTCTCAAACGTTACAAGCAACAGTTTGTATTAAGTCCACTTCAACATAAACCGATTTTAACCGAATGCGAATAA